The window AATGATGACGATTTTTGGTGCGATGGCGCAGTTGGTACCGGTTGTTTTAGAAGTGGGACATTTCGGTGTTGAACTGTTTTATGCGATTTGGCCGCTTCTTGCCATCGGCACAATGCTGATGGTGTTAGGATTTTATAGTTATCCGATGCTGCTTCCATTCGGCGGAGTCGTCGTTTTGATTGCTATGATGATATTTGTGATGGAGATATTTTTAACTATAAAAAAGGTTAAAAAGCTAAACCTTGTGATGAGCAGTATGCTTGGTGCAAATATATTTCTATTTTTTGGAATTATTTTTGGTCTTGTGATGGCGTTCGGATATGCGGGAATGATAGATATAAATATAAATTCTTTGCTAAGAAGCCATGTCTTTTTAGTTATTGTCGGATATATAACAGTCACAATTATGGGACTTTCCGTTGTTTTGCTTCCTATGTTCGGACTCTCTCACGGTTTTTCTATGAAGCCTTTAGAGCGGGCTTTAAAGATTGTATCTTTATCTGTTTTGCTGGTTGTACTCTCTTCGTTTATCGAGTTTAAATTTTTAGAGTATACCGGTTATATACTCGCTTCAGTCGGGCTTTTTATATATTTTTATTTTATAAAAATCATATATAAAACAAGAGCTAGAAAAGAGATAGATATTTATGCAAAATCTCTTATTTTTTCATATTTTTCTTTGATAGCTTCATTGATTCTGGGGCTGATGTATCTAGCAGCCGGCTATGAGCCGCTGCTTTTAACTTCTGCTTGGATGATGTTTTTCGGCTTTTTCTCTTTTATCATAACGGGGCATGTTTATAAAATCATTCCGTTTCTTGTCTGGTTTGAGAGATTCTCCCCGCTTGTCGGAAAGCAAAAAGTTCCAATGCTCTCAGATATGCTGCCAAAAAAAAGCTCGTCGGCGCAGTTTCTTTTTTGTGCCGTCGGTACCGTTATTATAGCTATTGCTATATTGTTGCAAAATGATATTTTTATAAAAGCAGGTACTTCGTTTTTACTTATGGGTGCCTTGGCTTTTGTAAGAAATGTTTTTTATATGATAAACTATAAATAAAGGAGTTATAAAATGTACACAAAAGAGGAGCTGTTTTTAGCTATTTCGACCGTAATAGATCCTGAAGTCGGTTTTAATCTTGTAGAGATGGGACTTATTTATGATGCGTCATGCGATGAGGAAGGAAATGCGTATGTAAAGATGACTCTTTCAACAAAAGCATGCCCTATGCATCAGCTGATTCAACAGTGGGTAAAAGAGGCTGTGAAAAAGATGGCAGGAATCAAAGATGTAACAATTGATTTGGTATGGGAGCCTGAGTGGAATATCACTATGGCTGACGAGCATGTTAAAAAAGCACTAAACAGAGCTTAGCTCTTAGCTTGGTACTCTTTTATTGCTTCACAAACTTGAGTTAGAGATCTTTTATATTTTTTCAAGTTGTTTATATACTCCATATCCGCAGGGTGAGCGATACTCTCTTTTAAGTCAATAGCAATCTGGTGTAGATTATCTGCACCGATGTTTGCTGTTACTCCGGATATATCTAGTAACATTTTGTCGGCACCGATACTATCTCCGCTATTTATAAGATCTTTAAGTCTATCTGCAGAATCGGAGTATTTTGATATAAAATCATTTAGTATTTCAAGATAAAAACTTTTATCATCTCCGCATATCTCCAATCCTTTATCACTGTCAAATTCTGCCGTAATGTGAGATTCTATAGAATTATTTTTAACTTCATCTCCGCTTGTATAGATATAAAGAATATCGTAAAGATTATCCATTTTTAGAGGTTTTTCAAGATGTCCCTCCATACCTGCATTTAACATATTTCTAATATCGTCAGATGCCGTGTCTCCGCTAAGAGCAACAACCGGTATATGGTCGTACTTTGGATTTTTTCGAATAATTTTCGTAGCCTCAAAACCGTCAATTACCGGCATATGGGCATCCATCAGTATTACTGAGAAATCACTGTCTTTTTCTAAAATCTCTAATGCTTCTTGACCGTCATTTGCAATAGTTATATTTATACCGGAGTCTGATAGTAAAGAAGTTATCACCTTTTGATTGATAATATTATCTTCGGCAATTAAAATTTTTACATTTTTAAATACTGAAAAATTATCTTTTGAAATTTTGCCGTGAGGAAGAAGTTTGCGCTTTTTTCTATCTATTGTTTTGGTGACACTTACTTCTTCTAAAGGTTTAATCTCTTCTTTTACTTCTAATCTTTTATCTTCAACTTTTTCAACGGTTTGAGCCTCGGGTTTTTGTTTATCTCGAAACTCGATAAATTTCTTATTTTGTAATATTTTAAAAATAGCGTACACCATAATCAGAGTCAGAGCAACAGTTCCACCGATTAATTCTAAATAATTCATTTGTGTATCCTCTCATTTTTTTCTTTATCATACACTAATAAAAATTAAATTAATGTATAATATAATAAAAATATTATAGGCTCCGTATGCAAGATATTCCACATATTCCCGTTCTTTACAGGGAAGTTTTAGAAGTTTTCTGTGATATAAAAAGCGGAATTATTATCGACTGTACTATGGGATACGGCGGACACTCTTCGATGATTCTTGAGGCAAATCCGCATATAAAACTAATTGCGATAGACCAAGACCAGAGCGCAATTGATTTTTCTACCAAAAGACTTGAACCTTACAAGGATAGAGTAGTTATTAAAAAAGGTCGTTTTTCATCGGTGATAAAAGATATTTTAAAAGAGGGTGACATTAGGGAGATTAAAGGTATTTTAGCCGATATCGGTGTTTCATCTCTTCAGCTGGATCAAAAAGATAGAGGCTTTTCTTTCTCAAGCGATAACCTTGATATGAGAATGGATAAAGAGGCTGCTATTAGTGCGGCAACTGTAGTAAATGAGTATAGCACGCAAGAGTTGGAAAGAATACTTTTAGAGTACGGCGAACTTAGAAACTACAAAAAAATAGCATCTTTTATAGTAAACAACCGCCCTTTTTCTTCAGCAAAAGAGTTAAGCGAAGCTACAAAACATTTGATGCCTACGGGTAAAAAAATTCATCCTTCAACACTTCTTATGCAGGCAATCAGGATAGAAGTAAACAATGAACTAGGCGAATTAGAGTCACTTTTAAACACTATAGAAGAGGCAAAATTTCCAAATGCAAAAGTTGCTGTTATATCTTTTCATTCGTTAGAAGACAGAATCGTAAAAGAGAGATTTAACAGATGGAGAGAGAGCTGTATATGT of the Sulfurimonas sp. genome contains:
- the rsmH gene encoding 16S rRNA (cytosine(1402)-N(4))-methyltransferase RsmH; this encodes MQDIPHIPVLYREVLEVFCDIKSGIIIDCTMGYGGHSSMILEANPHIKLIAIDQDQSAIDFSTKRLEPYKDRVVIKKGRFSSVIKDILKEGDIREIKGILADIGVSSLQLDQKDRGFSFSSDNLDMRMDKEAAISAATVVNEYSTQELERILLEYGELRNYKKIASFIVNNRPFSSAKELSEATKHLMPTGKKIHPSTLLMQAIRIEVNNELGELESLLNTIEEAKFPNAKVAVISFHSLEDRIVKERFNRWRESCICPQEAMRCICGGNHSYGRVLTKKPITAKEDELRQNPRSRSAKMRVFETDSGNE
- a CDS encoding metal-sulfur cluster assembly factor; its protein translation is MYTKEELFLAISTVIDPEVGFNLVEMGLIYDASCDEEGNAYVKMTLSTKACPMHQLIQQWVKEAVKKMAGIKDVTIDLVWEPEWNITMADEHVKKALNRA
- a CDS encoding hybrid sensor histidine kinase/response regulator — protein: MNYLELIGGTVALTLIMVYAIFKILQNKKFIEFRDKQKPEAQTVEKVEDKRLEVKEEIKPLEEVSVTKTIDRKKRKLLPHGKISKDNFSVFKNVKILIAEDNIINQKVITSLLSDSGINITIANDGQEALEILEKDSDFSVILMDAHMPVIDGFEATKIIRKNPKYDHIPVVALSGDTASDDIRNMLNAGMEGHLEKPLKMDNLYDILYIYTSGDEVKNNSIESHITAEFDSDKGLEICGDDKSFYLEILNDFISKYSDSADRLKDLINSGDSIGADKMLLDISGVTANIGADNLHQIAIDLKESIAHPADMEYINNLKKYKRSLTQVCEAIKEYQAKS